From the Anaerolineales bacterium genome, one window contains:
- the fdrA gene encoding acyl-CoA synthetase FdrA produces MSVTKSEIRSGAYYDSVVLMQLQRNLLQLPGVEDAGVVMATPANLELLAESQLLQAEGKAAKPEDLLIVVKAASGAKAQDALAQVDELLKRRSGAATSSFRPRSLAGAVKALPDADWVSISVPGRYAAGVAREALEFGKHVFLYSDNVSVEDEIGLKQQAQQNGLLLMGPDCGTAIINGIGLGFANHVRQGSIGLVAASGTGLQSVTSAIHNLGGGVSQAIGTGGRDLKEAIGAASTLQGLAYLAADPDTRVIVIISKPPDAAVAGKLLAAALGAGKPVVVCFLGFAAPAVRLNNLHFASGLEHAARIAVDLSQQPARDSGSPSKAKPISGYLRGLFSGGTLASELFLGLNLFLSPLFSNVAIRSEQKVNDAHKSQAHTILDLGEDEFTVGRLHPMMDNDLRIRRLKQEAADPEVGLILLDVVLGEGAHPNPAAELAPAIAAARKARKELEFVALLVGTDEDPQDIQKQEEALAKAGATVYRDITQTLEHVVGRLLGAAEVQKSPAPFAQPLAVINIGVEGFYDSQSAQGAQTIHVEWRPPASGDEDLMALLSKMRT; encoded by the coding sequence ATGAGCGTGACCAAGAGCGAGATCCGTTCGGGAGCCTATTACGACTCTGTAGTCTTGATGCAGTTGCAGCGCAACCTGTTGCAACTGCCAGGCGTGGAAGATGCCGGTGTGGTCATGGCCACTCCCGCCAATCTTGAACTGCTGGCAGAAAGCCAACTCCTGCAGGCGGAAGGCAAAGCCGCCAAACCCGAAGACCTGCTGATCGTGGTCAAAGCGGCCAGTGGGGCTAAGGCACAAGACGCCCTGGCCCAAGTGGACGAGCTGCTGAAACGGCGCAGCGGCGCGGCAACCAGCAGCTTCCGGCCGCGCAGCCTGGCTGGGGCGGTCAAGGCCCTGCCCGACGCCGACTGGGTATCGATCTCCGTTCCCGGGCGTTATGCGGCCGGCGTTGCCCGGGAAGCACTTGAGTTCGGCAAGCACGTCTTCTTGTACAGTGACAACGTCTCGGTGGAAGATGAAATCGGCCTCAAGCAGCAAGCACAACAAAACGGCTTGCTGCTCATGGGGCCGGATTGCGGCACGGCGATCATTAACGGCATTGGCCTGGGCTTTGCCAACCACGTTCGCCAGGGTTCGATTGGCCTGGTAGCCGCGTCCGGCACAGGCCTGCAAAGCGTGACCAGCGCCATTCACAACCTGGGCGGCGGCGTTTCACAGGCGATCGGCACCGGTGGGCGAGACCTCAAAGAAGCCATCGGCGCGGCCAGCACGCTGCAAGGCCTGGCGTATCTGGCGGCTGATCCCGACACGCGGGTGATTGTGATTATTTCGAAACCGCCTGACGCGGCCGTGGCCGGCAAGCTGCTTGCCGCAGCCCTGGGCGCCGGCAAACCGGTGGTGGTCTGTTTTCTGGGTTTTGCCGCCCCTGCCGTCCGCCTGAACAATCTGCATTTCGCTTCAGGGCTGGAGCATGCGGCCCGCATCGCAGTGGACCTAAGCCAGCAGCCGGCCCGGGATAGCGGCAGCCCTTCTAAGGCAAAGCCCATCAGCGGCTATCTGCGCGGCTTATTCAGCGGCGGCACCTTGGCCTCCGAACTGTTCTTAGGGCTCAATCTCTTTTTATCCCCTTTATTTTCCAATGTGGCTATACGCAGTGAACAGAAGGTAAATGACGCCCACAAGAGCCAGGCCCACACCATCCTGGATCTCGGCGAAGACGAGTTCACCGTAGGCCGTTTGCATCCCATGATGGACAACGACCTGCGCATTCGCCGCCTCAAGCAAGAAGCGGCTGATCCAGAAGTTGGTCTGATCCTGCTCGACGTGGTTTTGGGGGAAGGCGCCCATCCCAACCCGGCCGCCGAGTTGGCCCCGGCCATCGCCGCAGCGCGCAAGGCCCGTAAAGAGCTGGAATTCGTCGCCCTGCTGGTGGGCACAGACGAAGACCCGCAAGACATCCAAAAACAAGAAGAAGCCCTAGCCAAAGCCGGAGCCACGGTCTATCGAGACATCACGCAAACGCTGGAACACGTGGTCGGGCGTCTGTTGGGCGCCGCAGAGGTGCAAAAAAGCCCAGCTCCGTTCGCACAACCTCTGGCGGTGATCAATATCGGCGTGGAAGGCTTTTACGACAGCCAAAGCGCCCAGGGAGCGCAAACCATTCATGTAGAGTGGCGCCCACCCGCCTCTGGCGACGAGGATCTGATGGCGCTGCTTAGCAAGATGAGGACTTGA